GGACCCCTACGCGCCGGAGACGGATCCCGCCGCCATCAAGGCGCACTTCGACCGCATCACCGCGACGGGCGCGGCGCTCGAGGCGCGCGGCGCCTCCGCCAGCCTGGAGACCGACGCGCTGGGCAAGGTGCGCGTGGCGGGCCTGCGTCTGGAGTACGAGACCTACAGCACCGGCGGCGAGAACGTCAGCACGCCGCCGTCGTCGGCGCCGCAGGAGGCGTTCCCCTCCTACCGCGGCTTCGACAACGGCCAGTCGTTCTACGCCGATCTCGAGGCCAAGCCCAGCGGCGCGGTCACCGGCCGCCTCTCGCTGAACGTGCTGGGCCACGTGGCCCGCAACCGGATCGACGAGGTGTTCTACGAGAACCGCGGGCGGCCCCAGGCGGTGCGCGCCGCCGACGGCAGCGTCCTGCAGCTCGACGCCAACGAGAGGGTCAAGGTCTACCGGTCGTCGCTGTCGTGGAACGACAAGCGGTTCGACCTCGAGGCGTTCTACCGCACCGGCCATCTGCACTGGCAGTACGAGGGCGATTTCTTCGGACTGTACCGCGACGCCTACTACGGCGAGAACGTCGACATCTACAACGGCGAGGCGCCGATCGGCTTCGAGATCGCGGGCAAGCGGGGGCTCGCCGGGCTCAAGGCGGCCTTCGGACCGCAGCTCTGGTGGGGCGCGAACCCGGCGGTGTTCGTCAAGTACCAGCGCCGCGCGGCGGGCGCGGACTGGACCGCCTTGTTCCAGGACGACTTCACGCAGCAGACGCAGCTGAGCAGCTCGGTCGCGATTCCCGTGCGCAAGACCCGCAAGGCGTCGCTGCAGCTGAAGGCGCCGGTCGGCCGGTTCGTGTTCGAGGGGGGTGTGCTCTGGTCGGGGCGGCCGCGCGTCGGCGAGACGTTCCAGCTCGTGGACGAGGACCTGCTGGCGTCGGGCGCGTCGCTCACGCCCGCCGACGTCAGGCAGGACGCGATCGTCGACGGCGATACGTTCGGTTGCAAGGGCAAGCTCACCTGGCAGCGCGGCCGCTGGAACTGGTACGCCCAGGGCGCCTACATGGGCCTGGTCGCCGAGGCCGGCCCCACGGCCATCCCCACCTTCACCGGCTGGGAGCTGCGGGACAGCGGCTCGGGCAACCAGGTCAACGCGCTGACCGGCGTCGCGGTGACGCTGGGCAACTGGCAGGTCGGGCCGAATTTCCTGTGGCAGAAGCCCGTCGTCGGCCCCATGCCGGGCCCGGAGCAGCTCGCCTACACCCAGGGACGCCCGCGCAACATCCTCGACGACCCGTTCGCGGTGCGCGGCAACCGCGAGACCAAAGCCGCCGAGCTGATGGTCGTCTACGACCCCACGCCCGCCACCTGGATGTGGACCTGGGACAGCGACGCGCGCGAGGATGCCGATCTGGCGGCCAGCCTCGGCCTGGTGTTCCGCCGCCACGAGACCACGGCCGACGCGGGCCTGTTCATCTCGGCCGAGAACCTGATCTACCCCTTCCCGGGCGGGACGCCCCCGCGCGACCTGTGGGAGCTGCACGCCCGCGTCGCCAACCGCGTGGGCGCGGGAGCGCGCCTGATCGGCCACCTGTACTGGGGCACGGCCGAGCCGAACGGCGCCGACCGCCGCCTGATCCACCGCTTCGGCACCGACGCGCGCATCGTCTGGCGGTCGGCGGCGCTGGCGGGCCATCTGAAGCTCAACGACTTCGGCCCCTACGATTACCAACGCGACTTCAACCTGACCTACCCGCTGCAGGCGATGGCGGACGCGTCGCTCACGCTCGGCTCGCCGGCCTGGTTCAGCCTGCCCCAGACGAAGCTCGGCGTGCGCCTGACCTACCGCACGCTCGACCGCCACTCGAACCGGTATGCGCCCGAGGGCTATGGGGCGCCGGCGGTGGGTGAGCTGTATCCCGAGGGTCTGCCGGGCGGACGGGAGTGGGAGATCCGCACCTATCTGCACCTGAGCATCTGAGCGGTCCCGCACGAGACGACGAGGGGCCCGGCCGCTTCGGCCGGGCCTTTCCGTCTACGGCATCTCGCCGTAGACGCGGACCCAATCGACGAGCATCACCTGCGGGAAGACGGTCGTATCATCGGGCGGGCCGACCCAGTTGCCGCCCACCGCGACGTTCAGCAGGATGAAGAAGGGGTGGTCGAAGGCCCAGGCCGCGCCGCCCGGAAGCGCGGAGCGGTCGACCGCGAGGTAGGCGTAGCCATCGACGAACCAGGTGATCGACCTCTCGTTCCACTCGATCGCGTAGGTGTGGAAACCGAGGTCGTAGCCGCCCTGGGAGATCGAGTGGGCGGCGGTGAGCGCCGCGCCGCCGGCGTAGCCGGGACCGTGCAGGCTGCCGTGGATCGTGCGCGGCTCCTGGCCCCGGTACTCCATGACGTCGATCTCGCCGCACGCCGGCCAGCCGACCTCGCGCACGTCGGCGCCGAGCAGCCAGAAGGCCGGCCACAGGCCGCGGCCCGACGGCAGCTGGAGACGGGCCTCGAAGCGGCCGCGCGCCTGCGCGAACAACCCCTCGGTCTTGATGCGGCCCGAGGTGTAGGCGCGGCCTTCCCAGTCTTCCTGGCGGGCGGTGATGGCGAGATGCCCCTCGCCGTCGAGGTGCACGTTCTCGGCGCGGTCGGTGTCGTACTCGAGCTGGGCGTTGCCCCAGCCGGTGCCGACGTCGAAGCGCCACTTGGCGGGATCGGGCTGCTGGCCGGCGGGGCCTTCGAAGTCGTCCTCGAAAGTCAGGCCGTAGGGTACCGGCGCCTCCTCATCGGTGCAGC
The window above is part of the bacterium genome. Proteins encoded here:
- a CDS encoding glycoside hydrolase family 2 TIM barrel-domain containing protein, with translation MRSNPAGRYRRPPTAVLLACLPLLLAASPGTLPARAAPPPRVEVVTDDSGSRLQVGGRDFPVFGMNWDYMPIGHNYTYNLWAQPDEVIVAALDREMSLLQNMGVNAIRQSVGVPPRWVAYIHEKYGIFTVLNHVVGRYGLTLGGVWTPATDYGDPATRAQLRGEVSAMVEQYRGTPGVLMWLLGNENNYGLSWKSFEIEALPEGERDVARARRLYSLFGEIVRDVHRLDPDRPVAIANGDLQYIDLIAEECPELDVFGTNVYRGVSARDLFQVVREKLGTPVMFTEFGSDAFNAVTMREDQAMQAKYLLAQWREIYAQAAGQGQVGNAIGGLVFQWSDGWWKYLQDSRLDVHDTNASWPNGGYVEDFREGDNNMNEEWWGIVAKGPPDAHGLYEVYPRAAYYALRDAFRLDPYAPETDPAAIKAHFDRITATGAALEARGASASLETDALGKVRVAGLRLEYETYSTGGENVSTPPSSAPQEAFPSYRGFDNGQSFYADLEAKPSGAVTGRLSLNVLGHVARNRIDEVFYENRGRPQAVRAADGSVLQLDANERVKVYRSSLSWNDKRFDLEAFYRTGHLHWQYEGDFFGLYRDAYYGENVDIYNGEAPIGFEIAGKRGLAGLKAAFGPQLWWGANPAVFVKYQRRAAGADWTALFQDDFTQQTQLSSSVAIPVRKTRKASLQLKAPVGRFVFEGGVLWSGRPRVGETFQLVDEDLLASGASLTPADVRQDAIVDGDTFGCKGKLTWQRGRWNWYAQGAYMGLVAEAGPTAIPTFTGWELRDSGSGNQVNALTGVAVTLGNWQVGPNFLWQKPVVGPMPGPEQLAYTQGRPRNILDDPFAVRGNRETKAAELMVVYDPTPATWMWTWDSDAREDADLAASLGLVFRRHETTADAGLFISAENLIYPFPGGTPPRDLWELHARVANRVGAGARLIGHLYWGTAEPNGADRRLIHRFGTDARIVWRSAALAGHLKLNDFGPYDYQRDFNLTYPLQAMADASLTLGSPAWFSLPQTKLGVRLTYRTLDRHSNRYAPEGYGAPAVGELYPEGLPGGREWEIRTYLHLSI
- a CDS encoding glycoside hydrolase family 16 protein codes for the protein MKTAAALLAALLALGAAGGCTDEEAPVPYGLTFEDDFEGPAGQQPDPAKWRFDVGTGWGNAQLEYDTDRAENVHLDGEGHLAITARQEDWEGRAYTSGRIKTEGLFAQARGRFEARLQLPSGRGLWPAFWLLGADVREVGWPACGEIDVMEYRGQEPRTIHGSLHGPGYAGGAALTAAHSISQGGYDLGFHTYAIEWNERSITWFVDGYAYLAVDRSALPGGAAWAFDHPFFILLNVAVGGNWVGPPDDTTVFPQVMLVDWVRVYGEMP